In Dehalococcoidia bacterium, the following are encoded in one genomic region:
- the ilvN gene encoding acetolactate synthase small subunit, translating into MMDLSGNTQRHTISALVADKPGVLARVAGLFSRRGFNISNLSVGRSESEGLSRMTFVVEGDEWVVEQVTKQLYKLIDVIRVSDLSEDSIIVRELAFIKVKSDSSNSAEIIKIAESYRANIVDIDKDSLIIEVTGDDGKVDLLLNSLKPFGVRETMRTGRIAMTRGAATTGLKKTSNMVDHSAPDADVVP; encoded by the coding sequence ATGATGGATTTATCAGGAAATACACAAAGGCATACTATTTCAGCTTTGGTTGCGGATAAACCTGGTGTTCTTGCACGTGTTGCAGGCTTATTTTCACGTCGAGGTTTTAATATTTCTAATCTGTCGGTAGGCCGTAGTGAGTCGGAAGGACTCTCAAGGATGACCTTTGTAGTAGAGGGCGATGAATGGGTGGTTGAGCAAGTAACAAAGCAACTATACAAACTTATTGACGTTATACGCGTTAGTGACCTTTCAGAAGATAGCATAATTGTTCGCGAGTTAGCGTTTATTAAAGTTAAATCGGATAGCAGTAACAGTGCGGAAATTATTAAAATAGCCGAATCGTATAGGGCTAATATCGTAGATATTGATAAAGATTCTTTGATTATTGAAGTTACTGGAGATGATGGTAAAGTCGATTTACTTCTTAATTCACTGAAGCCTTTTGGTGTACGTGAAACTATGCGAACAGGAAGAATTGCGATGACAAGAGGTGCAGCCACTACGGGGCTTAAGAAAACTTCTAATATGGTTGATCATAGTGCTCCTGATGCTGATGTTGTGCCTTGA